Proteins from one uncultured Anaeromusa sp. genomic window:
- the nifB gene encoding nitrogenase cofactor biosynthesis protein NifB has translation MSCQSESCMYEGMSPELAASTAKHPCYSFEAHHQYARMHLPVAPACNISCNYCNRKFDCVNESRPGVTSEVLSPEEALEKFLWVKREMPKLSVVGIAGPGDALANWPAVSKTLRAIRAVDENVVFCVSTNGLMLPVYADELLELGVRHITVTMNALDPAVGAKLYRHVLYENKVLRGEEAAKRLLENQQAGIARLTAAGALVKINTVMVPGVNEAHIPEVVKKAKELGAFVSNIMPLIPAPGSAFENLPQTNRRDLDALRERCQIDLRQMRHCQQCRADAIGLLTQDESARYRLHEQPLQPVAASGVYRIAVTSKCQKLVDMHYGHAEQFHIYQVRGKQMKFLETRPSLRYCRGKDVCEEDDTHKGSLVQLLSDCDAVLTMRIGQGAKARLQQAGIVSVESCNSVDEGLLFAAECLRQKRAM, from the coding sequence ATGAGCTGTCAATCTGAATCCTGTATGTACGAGGGCATGTCGCCGGAACTGGCTGCCAGTACCGCAAAACATCCCTGTTATTCCTTTGAAGCGCATCACCAATATGCGCGCATGCACCTGCCGGTAGCGCCTGCCTGCAATATCAGCTGCAACTACTGCAATCGGAAGTTCGACTGTGTCAATGAAAGCCGTCCTGGTGTAACCAGCGAAGTGCTGTCTCCTGAAGAAGCGCTGGAAAAATTTCTCTGGGTGAAGCGGGAAATGCCGAAGCTGAGCGTTGTCGGCATTGCCGGACCGGGAGACGCTTTAGCCAATTGGCCGGCTGTATCTAAGACGCTGCGCGCCATTCGGGCAGTGGATGAAAACGTGGTTTTTTGTGTATCCACTAACGGGTTGATGCTGCCAGTATACGCGGATGAGCTGTTGGAACTGGGCGTGCGTCACATTACGGTGACGATGAATGCGCTGGACCCGGCAGTGGGGGCTAAACTGTATCGCCATGTGTTATATGAAAACAAAGTGCTTCGCGGCGAAGAGGCGGCCAAACGTCTTTTGGAGAATCAGCAGGCCGGCATTGCCCGTCTGACAGCGGCGGGCGCTTTAGTGAAAATAAATACTGTCATGGTTCCTGGGGTGAATGAAGCGCATATTCCTGAGGTAGTGAAAAAAGCCAAAGAGTTGGGGGCGTTCGTGAGCAACATCATGCCTCTGATTCCTGCGCCTGGGAGCGCCTTTGAAAATCTGCCGCAAACCAATCGGCGCGATTTGGACGCCTTGCGCGAGCGCTGTCAGATCGATTTGCGGCAGATGCGTCATTGTCAGCAGTGTCGAGCCGATGCGATTGGGCTTTTGACGCAGGACGAATCGGCGCGCTACCGGTTGCACGAGCAGCCGCTTCAGCCGGTTGCAGCTTCCGGTGTATACCGTATAGCCGTCACTTCCAAATGTCAAAAATTAGTGGACATGCATTATGGCCACGCTGAGCAGTTCCACATCTACCAGGTGCGCGGCAAACAGATGAAGTTCTTAGAGACGCGTCCCAGCCTGCGGTATTGCCGTGGCAAGGATGTTTGCGAAGAAGACGATACGCACAAGGGGAGCTTGGTGCAATTGCTTTCCGATTGTGATGCGGTCTTGACCATGCGCATTGGACAGGGCGCTAAAGCGCGGTTGCAGCAGGCGGGCATTGTCAGTGTCGAATCGTGCAACAGCGTTGATGAGGGGTTGTTGTTTGCAGCGGAGTGCTTGCGGCAGAAGCGGGCCATGTGA
- the nifE gene encoding nitrogenase iron-molybdenum cofactor biosynthesis protein NifE yields the protein MEEARSLAARDAFIVTKGQKKTLQCDADSIAGCVSQRACVYCGARVVLNPITDALHLVHGPIGCASYTWDIRGSLSSGEDLFRNSFSTDMQEEDIIFGGEKKLALCLDELITKYRPPLAFVYSTCIVGVIGDDMKAVCKAASERHGIEVLPVESSGFIGNKAAGYRAACDALLRLIAMPPAEAARRCQERRKKSGKPVINYLGDFNLAGEAWIIRDYLRRLGVELNVVFTGDATYADLKRAPEAELNIIQCAGSMQYLAGNMQEVYGIPSLQVSFLGMEDTASSLRAIAQELGDAQIAANAEAVIQTEEAAYAPQVEAYRQHLEGKKAAVYVGGGFKAVSLIRQFREVGMEVVMVGSQTGRKEEYALMNDLVQEGAVILDDANPAELERFLLEQGADLLVGGVKERPLAYKLGRAFLDHNHDRKHPLSGYVGALNFAKEVYSSICSPVWRHLGEAPWLKKGGV from the coding sequence ATGGAAGAGGCGAGAAGTCTAGCGGCTAGAGACGCGTTTATCGTAACCAAAGGCCAGAAAAAAACGTTGCAGTGCGACGCTGACAGCATTGCCGGCTGCGTCAGTCAACGGGCTTGCGTCTACTGCGGCGCGCGGGTCGTACTCAACCCGATTACCGACGCGTTGCATTTGGTGCACGGCCCTATCGGCTGCGCCAGTTATACCTGGGATATTCGGGGCAGTCTAAGCAGCGGCGAAGATTTGTTTCGCAACAGCTTTTCGACAGATATGCAAGAAGAAGACATTATTTTTGGCGGTGAAAAAAAGCTGGCTCTTTGTTTGGATGAGCTGATTACGAAATACCGACCGCCTTTGGCCTTCGTATATTCCACCTGTATTGTCGGCGTCATTGGCGATGACATGAAGGCGGTATGCAAGGCGGCTTCAGAGCGGCATGGCATTGAAGTACTGCCGGTGGAATCAAGCGGTTTTATTGGCAATAAGGCTGCCGGATACCGAGCGGCTTGTGATGCGTTACTACGCCTGATTGCTATGCCTCCGGCGGAGGCGGCGCGCCGTTGCCAGGAACGTCGTAAAAAAAGCGGCAAACCGGTGATTAACTATTTGGGAGATTTCAATTTGGCCGGAGAGGCTTGGATTATTCGCGACTATCTGCGCCGGTTGGGCGTAGAGCTTAATGTGGTTTTTACCGGCGACGCAACCTATGCCGATTTAAAGCGGGCGCCGGAAGCGGAGCTGAACATTATTCAGTGCGCCGGTTCTATGCAGTATCTGGCGGGAAATATGCAAGAAGTGTATGGGATTCCGTCGTTACAAGTTTCCTTTCTGGGTATGGAGGATACAGCGTCTTCACTGCGGGCCATCGCGCAAGAGCTGGGAGACGCGCAAATTGCAGCCAATGCGGAAGCTGTCATTCAGACGGAAGAAGCTGCCTACGCGCCGCAAGTGGAAGCCTATCGACAGCATCTGGAAGGGAAAAAAGCGGCGGTATATGTGGGCGGCGGCTTTAAGGCCGTCTCACTGATTCGGCAGTTCCGAGAAGTCGGCATGGAAGTGGTTATGGTGGGCAGCCAGACTGGACGCAAAGAGGAATACGCGCTGATGAATGACTTAGTCCAAGAAGGCGCGGTCATCTTAGATGATGCCAATCCGGCGGAGTTGGAGCGCTTTTTACTCGAACAAGGCGCCGATCTTCTGGTTGGGGGCGTAAAAGAACGTCCTTTGGCCTACAAGCTGGGGCGGGCGTTTTTGGATCATAATCATGATCGCAAGCATCCTCTCAGCGGCTATGTGGGGGCGCTGAATTTTGCCAAGGAAGTGTACTCTTCCATCTGTTCGCCGGTTTGGCGGCACTTGGGCGAGGCGCCGTGGCTGAAGAAAGGCGGTGTGTAG
- a CDS encoding C-GCAxxG-C-C family protein, with protein sequence MSNEKRVQQAVEAFMNGKSCSQAVFCVYGPALGIAEEAALRISGAFGGGMGNLSEACGAATGAFMAIGAKGLPKEETYKLVQAFAKEFQAKYGSLHCTNLLGFDLSTENGREGRKNSGLGHEYCAQYVQGAAEILEKLLFSEATK encoded by the coding sequence ATGAGTAACGAAAAGCGAGTACAGCAGGCTGTAGAGGCCTTTATGAACGGGAAATCTTGTTCTCAGGCGGTGTTCTGCGTGTACGGCCCGGCCTTGGGAATTGCAGAAGAAGCGGCGCTGCGCATTTCCGGGGCTTTTGGCGGCGGCATGGGCAATCTGTCCGAGGCTTGCGGCGCTGCAACCGGCGCGTTTATGGCGATCGGGGCCAAAGGGCTGCCGAAGGAAGAAACCTATAAGCTGGTACAGGCTTTTGCCAAAGAGTTTCAAGCAAAATACGGGTCTCTTCACTGCACAAACCTCCTGGGGTTTGATTTGAGCACCGAAAACGGCCGTGAGGGGCGCAAAAACAGCGGTCTTGGTCATGAGTATTGCGCGCAGTATGTGCAAGGCGCAGCGGAGATACTGGAAAAGCTGTTGTTTTCTGAAGCAACAAAATAG
- a CDS encoding SAP domain-containing protein — protein sequence MVQVQELARSRGLKPGRRKKADLIHAIQCGEGNRPCFNEAGLVCGQADCLWRDDCSAAKM from the coding sequence ATGGTGCAAGTGCAGGAATTGGCGAGAAGCAGGGGACTTAAGCCTGGACGTCGAAAAAAGGCGGACTTAATCCACGCCATTCAGTGTGGAGAGGGAAACCGGCCTTGCTTCAACGAAGCGGGCTTGGTCTGCGGACAGGCGGATTGTCTGTGGCGAGACGACTGCAGCGCCGCTAAGATGTAA
- a CDS encoding (2Fe-2S) ferredoxin domain-containing protein, which produces MEKPKKHVFICTSSRMTGQQKGFCHTKGAVDLVNAFMEAIEEADLEGVFVSNTGCFGLCEEGPVVVVYPDNVWYGKVSEDDVTEIVEEHLAEGRIVERLAL; this is translated from the coding sequence ATGGAAAAACCGAAAAAGCATGTATTTATTTGTACCAGCTCTCGTATGACGGGGCAGCAGAAAGGATTTTGTCATACGAAGGGCGCGGTGGATTTGGTTAATGCCTTTATGGAAGCCATTGAAGAGGCGGATTTGGAGGGCGTTTTCGTTTCCAATACAGGCTGTTTTGGCCTTTGTGAAGAGGGACCGGTCGTGGTGGTTTATCCGGATAATGTTTGGTATGGCAAAGTAAGTGAAGACGATGTGACGGAAATCGTGGAAGAACATTTGGCGGAGGGGCGCATAGTGGAACGCTTGGCGCTTTAA
- a CDS encoding MerR family transcriptional regulator: MGYAIGQFSKLTGLTGPTLRYYEQEGLLSVQRDAAGRRVYTEQDVEWLHFIKRLKETGMPIREIRRYAQLRYQGDSTLQERLTMLEQHHQTVLEERQKLENNLHKLEEKLTFYRQALQKEERTSCIYRQKKSPYAGNP, encoded by the coding sequence ATGGGATATGCAATTGGACAATTTTCGAAGTTGACTGGCCTCACTGGCCCTACGCTGCGCTACTACGAGCAGGAAGGACTGCTGTCCGTGCAGCGGGACGCCGCCGGACGTCGCGTGTACACCGAGCAAGATGTCGAATGGCTCCATTTTATCAAACGTCTTAAGGAAACAGGCATGCCCATCCGGGAAATCCGCCGCTATGCGCAGTTGCGCTACCAGGGAGACAGCACCTTGCAGGAACGTTTAACGATGTTGGAACAACATCACCAAACCGTCTTAGAGGAACGGCAAAAGCTAGAAAACAACCTACACAAACTCGAGGAAAAACTGACTTTCTATCGTCAAGCGCTGCAAAAAGAGGAACGAACAAGCTGCATTTATAGACAAAAAAAGAGCCCCTATGCAGGGAACCCTTGA
- a CDS encoding phenylalanine--tRNA ligase beta subunit-related protein gives MLVVTENWRRQYAGASMGLLVVENAQCLGRSEALEQQRRQVEKELREAFGSKEELDASAVLAAYSQYYKQFKKTYHVRQQLESVIFKGKSIPSVTPLVEAMFMAELKNGLLTAGHDLEQVQGLLTLDAASADESYVLLNGKEQTLKAQDMFLRDEAEVLSSIIYGPDRRTCIGPETKRAVFTVYAPSGISREAVEQHLEDIYSYVRLAAPQALRRERKVYE, from the coding sequence ATGTTGGTAGTAACGGAGAATTGGCGTCGCCAGTATGCAGGTGCTTCCATGGGACTATTGGTGGTGGAAAATGCGCAGTGTTTAGGGCGTTCTGAAGCGCTGGAACAGCAGCGGCGGCAAGTGGAAAAAGAGTTGCGGGAGGCCTTTGGGTCCAAAGAGGAATTGGATGCTTCGGCCGTGTTGGCGGCTTATAGCCAATACTATAAGCAATTCAAAAAAACGTATCATGTGCGGCAGCAATTAGAATCGGTGATTTTCAAAGGGAAAAGCATCCCGTCCGTGACGCCTTTGGTGGAAGCTATGTTTATGGCGGAATTGAAAAATGGCCTCCTTACGGCAGGCCATGATTTGGAGCAGGTACAAGGTTTGCTGACGCTGGATGCGGCGTCAGCAGATGAATCGTATGTGTTGCTCAATGGCAAGGAACAGACGCTAAAGGCGCAGGACATGTTTTTGCGAGACGAGGCGGAGGTTCTCTCCAGTATTATCTATGGGCCGGACAGAAGGACCTGCATAGGCCCAGAGACGAAGCGCGCTGTTTTCACCGTGTATGCGCCAAGCGGTATTTCCCGGGAGGCGGTGGAACAGCACTTGGAGGATATTTACAGCTATGTAAGATTGGCGGCGCCGCAAGCGTTGCGAAGAGAACGAAAAGTATATGAATAA
- a CDS encoding carboxymuconolactone decarboxylase family protein, with protein MQEKRWIKGWERLAEVDGHAGEMVVEGLKDIAPDLGRYIVEFAFGDVYCREGLDLQEREMITLASLLTLGGCETQLEVHLHGALNVGVTPQKIIETFLQCIPYTGFPRVLNAVTVAKRIFKERQVSLEAKEI; from the coding sequence ATGCAAGAAAAACGTTGGATAAAAGGATGGGAAAGACTGGCGGAGGTGGACGGCCATGCCGGGGAAATGGTGGTGGAGGGCCTCAAAGACATTGCGCCAGACTTAGGGCGCTATATTGTAGAGTTTGCTTTTGGCGATGTGTACTGTCGCGAAGGTCTTGATCTGCAGGAACGAGAAATGATTACACTAGCCAGCTTGCTGACCCTGGGCGGCTGTGAGACACAACTAGAGGTGCATCTGCATGGCGCGCTGAATGTAGGCGTGACGCCGCAGAAGATTATAGAAACCTTTTTGCAGTGCATTCCCTACACCGGTTTTCCTAGAGTGCTCAATGCCGTGACGGTAGCCAAGCGGATTTTTAAAGAGCGCCAAGTGTCGCTGGAGGCAAAGGAAATTTAA
- a CDS encoding LysE family translocator — MFGISHYEMFLLVGIVLNITPGSDTLYILGRSVSQGRRAGLYSVLGISSGCAVHTLLAALGLSVLLAQSAEAFMAVKIAGALYLGYLGLQLLRSKESMLAAVQTGAVSRKDIYLQGLLTNVLNPKVALFFISFLPQFIDPQNQYGILPFMLLGVTFLTTGTLWCLFLVLCSSRVTACLRESQTMAKRLNKICGGIYVLLGVKLLTSDR; from the coding sequence GTGTTTGGCATTAGTCACTATGAAATGTTTTTGTTGGTAGGTATCGTTCTTAATATCACGCCGGGGTCGGATACGCTCTACATTTTGGGACGCAGCGTGTCGCAGGGGCGTCGAGCCGGGTTGTATTCCGTGTTGGGCATCAGTTCCGGTTGTGCGGTACATACGCTTTTGGCGGCGCTGGGGTTATCTGTGCTTTTGGCGCAATCTGCCGAGGCCTTCATGGCGGTCAAGATAGCTGGCGCTCTGTATCTTGGGTATTTAGGGCTGCAGCTTCTGCGAAGCAAGGAAAGCATGCTGGCGGCTGTGCAAACAGGAGCAGTATCTAGAAAAGATATCTATTTGCAAGGCCTTTTGACCAATGTCTTGAACCCCAAAGTAGCTTTGTTCTTCATTTCCTTTTTGCCGCAGTTTATTGACCCGCAGAATCAATATGGCATTTTGCCCTTTATGCTGCTGGGTGTTACTTTTTTGACAACCGGTACGCTTTGGTGTTTGTTTCTGGTCCTCTGCTCGTCCCGCGTGACGGCTTGCCTGCGGGAAAGCCAGACGATGGCCAAACGCCTTAACAAGATCTGCGGCGGCATCTATGTGCTGCTGGGGGTTAAGCTGCTGACCTCCGACAGGTAG
- a CDS encoding AraC family transcriptional regulator — MTDLSKERIKFWRPRQLPQVELLHASYVKQSFSRHFHDGFALGVVEQGALRFSYRGERLTAFPGCVNLVIPGEAHDGEAAGADGWTYRMFYLDNAVMERAVFELSGKEKQLPFIAAGVLEDTALAFAIARLHQQLETDELPLLEQQSRLLSLLTMFIARYGEKRSQRNWAADAKAVTMVKDYLEAMYASNVSLEELSLLCGLSSFHMLRQFRAAVGVPPHAYLKQVRVRQAKSLLRQGLPLAYVAQETGFADQCHFSRQFKQIAGVSPKQYSKNVQEKISSTR; from the coding sequence TTGACAGATCTGAGCAAGGAGCGCATAAAATTTTGGCGTCCTCGGCAACTGCCGCAGGTGGAACTGCTGCATGCCTCCTATGTTAAGCAGTCTTTCTCCCGCCATTTTCACGATGGTTTTGCTTTGGGCGTAGTAGAGCAGGGGGCGCTGCGCTTTTCCTACAGGGGCGAACGCTTGACGGCTTTTCCCGGCTGCGTCAACTTAGTTATTCCCGGCGAGGCTCATGATGGCGAAGCCGCTGGCGCGGATGGCTGGACGTATCGCATGTTTTATCTGGATAATGCCGTAATGGAGCGCGCGGTGTTCGAACTGTCCGGTAAAGAAAAGCAACTGCCCTTTATTGCCGCTGGCGTGCTGGAAGATACCGCGCTCGCCTTCGCTATCGCTAGGTTGCATCAACAGCTAGAAACGGATGAACTGCCCCTTTTGGAACAGCAAAGCCGTCTGCTTTCGCTTCTGACGATGTTCATCGCTCGCTATGGAGAAAAACGGAGCCAACGAAACTGGGCAGCCGATGCGAAGGCCGTTACGATGGTGAAAGACTATCTTGAGGCTATGTATGCGAGCAATGTTTCCTTAGAAGAATTGTCCCTCCTTTGCGGTCTGAGTTCATTTCATATGCTGCGCCAGTTCCGGGCTGCCGTGGGAGTTCCTCCCCATGCGTATCTTAAGCAAGTGCGGGTACGTCAAGCGAAGAGCCTTTTGCGGCAAGGGCTGCCTTTAGCCTATGTGGCGCAGGAAACCGGTTTTGCCGATCAATGTCATTTTTCTAGGCAGTTCAAGCAGATCGCCGGCGTCAGTCCGAAACAATACAGCAAGAACGTGCAAGAAAAAATCTCCTCTACGCGTTAG
- a CDS encoding Fe-only nitrogenase accessory AnfO family protein — MAKEIAVLTAVDGQTAPMDQGGLLRVYRRQEGGWQEERSMPLLMAAGGGLAGLRKQLAAMVEFLAGCRIVVASTITGVPYYELEKAGCSLWEMQGAPLDLLNEVLAGEEEQAVKPAVETVSLPTPEELGEGRYRISICEVQRASGGITSKQVLQPWLQGRNFASLEILCTHVPPWLECEWQSGGAFAGVKEKLPSGEWKVFLQGK; from the coding sequence ATGGCGAAAGAAATTGCCGTGCTGACAGCGGTTGACGGACAAACGGCCCCCATGGATCAAGGCGGCTTGTTGCGCGTTTATCGCCGGCAAGAAGGAGGCTGGCAAGAAGAGCGCTCCATGCCGCTTTTGATGGCGGCGGGTGGCGGTCTGGCGGGATTGCGTAAGCAATTGGCGGCGATGGTGGAGTTTTTGGCGGGCTGTCGAATTGTAGTGGCTTCAACCATTACAGGCGTTCCTTACTATGAACTGGAGAAAGCAGGCTGCTCTCTTTGGGAGATGCAAGGGGCACCGTTGGATTTGCTGAACGAGGTGCTGGCAGGCGAAGAAGAACAGGCGGTCAAACCGGCGGTCGAGACCGTCTCGCTGCCCACTCCCGAGGAGTTGGGAGAGGGCCGTTACCGTATTTCCATCTGTGAGGTACAGCGAGCCAGTGGCGGTATTACCTCTAAGCAGGTACTGCAGCCGTGGCTGCAAGGGCGAAACTTTGCTTCGCTGGAAATTTTGTGCACTCATGTGCCGCCATGGCTGGAGTGTGAGTGGCAAAGCGGCGGCGCCTTTGCAGGCGTTAAAGAGAAGCTGCCTTCAGGGGAGTGGAAAGTGTTTTTGCAAGGTAAATAG
- a CDS encoding homocitrate synthase → MSVRFVDTTLRDGEQQAGLAFSAADKLRIAHLLAGAGVAAIEAGTPIMGAAEQEALRGIVQQRLSCPVVAWNRARKEDIDASVACGFEWVHISVPVSDYHLVKKMRRSRSWLLGQLAQSIPYAKSWGCRVTVGAEDASRADPHFFLEVARLAAGLGAERIRYADTVGCLEPFGVYEKMKTLGEYCPLPIEFHGHNDFGLAVANTLAAIEAGIEWVSVTVGGIGERAGNASLEGVQEALTLATAQKSSMKADLLPALRGEVQLACGS, encoded by the coding sequence ATGAGCGTACGTTTTGTTGATACAACCTTGCGTGACGGGGAGCAGCAGGCCGGTCTTGCTTTTAGCGCAGCTGACAAGCTGCGCATTGCACATTTGCTGGCTGGCGCTGGCGTTGCGGCTATTGAAGCCGGTACTCCTATTATGGGGGCTGCCGAGCAGGAAGCTTTACGCGGCATTGTTCAACAGCGGCTTTCTTGTCCCGTAGTGGCCTGGAATCGCGCCAGGAAAGAGGACATAGACGCCTCCGTGGCCTGCGGCTTTGAGTGGGTGCATATTTCCGTTCCTGTTTCGGACTATCATTTGGTGAAAAAAATGCGCCGCAGTCGCTCCTGGCTGCTAGGGCAGTTGGCGCAAAGTATTCCTTACGCCAAATCTTGGGGCTGCCGGGTGACGGTGGGTGCGGAGGACGCTTCCCGGGCGGACCCGCACTTCTTTTTAGAGGTGGCGCGCTTAGCAGCGGGGCTGGGAGCGGAACGTATTCGCTACGCCGACACGGTGGGCTGTCTAGAGCCCTTTGGAGTATATGAAAAAATGAAGACTCTTGGCGAGTATTGTCCCTTGCCGATTGAATTTCATGGACATAACGATTTTGGACTGGCTGTGGCCAATACGCTGGCGGCCATTGAAGCGGGCATTGAATGGGTAAGCGTCACGGTAGGCGGCATTGGCGAGCGGGCGGGGAATGCTTCGCTGGAAGGAGTGCAAGAAGCGTTGACTCTTGCGACGGCGCAGAAAAGCAGTATGAAAGCGGATTTGCTGCCGGCCTTGCGCGGTGAGGTGCAATTAGCCTGCGGGAGCTAG
- a CDS encoding aldolase/citrate lyase family protein, with translation MRRNTMKEKLQKGELVTGCMLQGYLPSLVEICGLAGFDFVFLDAEHGPLSPADCEGLVRAAEVRGVTPLVRVPDLQESTLLRYLDVGAMGVILPGVSSVQEAREAVAAVKYHPSGKRGLNGVRASGYGMERPLAEYAQEANRETVVLAIIENTAAMEALPEILQVEGLDGLIFGAMDYSQAVGVPGQGQHPLVQEGYEKLLAAGRNFGKPVGTVVRAGETLERHVQQGARLLLTSAFGLFGREARRFVQTAQQEAAKGSENDGN, from the coding sequence ATGAGACGCAACACTATGAAAGAAAAACTGCAAAAAGGAGAGCTGGTCACCGGCTGCATGCTGCAGGGGTATCTGCCGTCGTTGGTGGAAATCTGCGGTTTGGCCGGGTTTGATTTTGTCTTTTTAGACGCGGAGCACGGGCCATTATCGCCGGCGGATTGCGAAGGCCTCGTGCGGGCGGCGGAGGTTCGGGGCGTTACGCCGCTGGTGCGGGTGCCGGATCTGCAGGAGAGCACGCTGCTGCGGTATCTGGACGTGGGAGCCATGGGCGTAATCTTGCCGGGGGTGTCCAGCGTGCAAGAAGCCAGGGAGGCTGTGGCGGCGGTAAAGTATCATCCGTCGGGAAAACGGGGGCTGAACGGCGTGCGCGCTTCCGGTTACGGTATGGAGCGTCCTTTGGCGGAGTATGCGCAGGAGGCCAATCGGGAGACGGTGGTGCTGGCGATTATCGAAAATACGGCGGCCATGGAAGCGTTGCCGGAGATTTTGCAGGTAGAAGGGCTGGACGGCTTGATTTTTGGCGCGATGGATTATTCGCAAGCAGTGGGCGTGCCAGGACAAGGCCAGCATCCGCTGGTGCAAGAAGGCTATGAAAAATTGTTGGCGGCGGGGCGGAACTTTGGCAAACCCGTAGGAACGGTGGTGCGCGCTGGTGAAACACTGGAACGGCATGTGCAGCAAGGAGCCAGGCTTTTATTGACCAGCGCTTTTGGCCTTTTTGGCAGGGAAGCGCGCCGGTTTGTACAGACAGCACAGCAAGAAGCGGCTAAAGGAAGTGAAAACGATGGCAACTAG
- a CDS encoding nitrogenase component 1, whose product MVMRSRNVNENPCNMCMPMGGILALKGIEKAMVIVHGSQGCSTYMRRHIAEHYNEPIDVGSSSLNEKGTVYGGEGQLKQAIDNICAVYHPEVVGIVTTCLAETIGEDVKRIAEEYMQSHSQAGVALVAASTPGYGDSFGEGYHRTLRAVVETLATDEVRHDGINIISALLSPADIRWIKGLLESMGVSYTFLPDISETLDKPYLKEYRKLGTGGTSLKDIRGMGGAKATLQLGCTVKNAFSAGMYLEEHFGVPCYTLPLPIGLENTDLFLATLQEVSGKEIPQALEQQRGRLQDAMVDSHKYNFAGRCAIYGEPDMVYAVTALCLENGLLPVLAATGSRGSRLVPLLEKKLAEFRETPQLLAGADFVSIRQAVEERQVNLVIGSSEGRYLEERCGIPLVRLGFPILDRVGGARQLSVGYEGTVLLLDRLTNALLDHKHKHYRKAMEDAFWRPEEANNTSADDRRI is encoded by the coding sequence ATGGTGATGCGCAGCCGCAATGTCAATGAAAATCCCTGCAACATGTGCATGCCTATGGGCGGCATTTTAGCCTTGAAGGGCATTGAAAAAGCAATGGTGATTGTGCATGGCTCCCAAGGCTGCAGTACGTATATGCGGCGTCATATCGCCGAACACTATAATGAGCCCATTGACGTAGGCTCTTCCTCTTTGAACGAAAAAGGCACTGTGTATGGCGGCGAAGGCCAGCTCAAGCAGGCTATCGACAATATTTGCGCCGTCTATCATCCCGAGGTAGTCGGCATCGTTACCACCTGCTTGGCGGAAACCATTGGCGAGGATGTAAAGCGTATCGCTGAAGAATATATGCAAAGTCACTCGCAAGCGGGGGTGGCGTTGGTAGCGGCATCTACGCCTGGTTACGGAGATAGTTTCGGTGAAGGATATCATCGGACCTTACGAGCGGTGGTAGAGACGTTGGCGACAGACGAAGTCAGACACGACGGAATCAATATTATCAGCGCGCTTCTCAGCCCGGCGGACATTCGCTGGATCAAAGGACTGTTAGAGTCTATGGGGGTTTCCTATACGTTTTTGCCGGATATCTCCGAGACGCTGGACAAGCCTTATTTGAAGGAGTACCGCAAGCTAGGGACGGGCGGGACCTCGCTCAAGGATATCCGAGGCATGGGCGGAGCGAAAGCGACGCTGCAATTGGGCTGTACCGTAAAAAACGCTTTTTCGGCAGGCATGTATTTAGAAGAGCATTTTGGCGTTCCTTGCTATACCTTGCCTTTGCCGATTGGCCTAGAAAATACCGATTTATTCTTGGCGACGCTGCAGGAAGTCAGTGGTAAAGAGATACCGCAAGCGTTGGAGCAGCAACGAGGTCGTCTGCAAGACGCCATGGTAGACAGTCACAAGTACAATTTTGCCGGGCGCTGCGCTATTTACGGCGAGCCGGACATGGTCTACGCGGTGACCGCCTTGTGTTTGGAAAACGGTCTTTTACCGGTGCTTGCCGCAACCGGCAGCCGAGGCAGTCGCTTAGTGCCGCTGTTGGAGAAAAAACTGGCGGAGTTTCGGGAAACGCCGCAGCTGTTGGCGGGGGCCGACTTCGTCTCTATTCGCCAGGCTGTAGAAGAACGGCAGGTCAATTTGGTTATCGGTTCATCCGAAGGCCGTTATTTAGAAGAACGCTGTGGCATCCCGCTGGTACGGTTGGGCTTTCCTATTTTGGACCGCGTGGGCGGCGCCAGACAACTTTCAGTCGGCTATGAGGGGACGGTGCTTTTGCTGGATCGACTAACGAATGCGCTTCTGGATCATAAGCACAAACACTACCGCAAAGCGATGGAAGATGCTTTTTGGCGGCCGGAAGAAGCGAATAATACAAGCGCTGACGATAGGCGTATTTGA